The genomic stretch CGACCAGCAGCAGGCCCTGGTCAATCAGTTGAAAGCCACCCTGCTGGGCAACCAGGCCACCATCGACGCGGCGCAGGTGCAACTCTCCTACACCCAGATACGTTCACCGGTGACCGGGCGGGTCGGGATTCGCACCGTGGATGAAGGCAACTTCCTGCGCATGAGCGATACCCAAGGGTTGTTCTCAGTGACCCAGATCGACCCGATCGCCGTCGAGTTCTCCCTGCCACAGCAGATGCTACCGACCTTGCAAGGCCTGATCGGCGCGACGCCCGCAGCCGCGGTCGACGCCTATCTGGGAGCCGATACCGACGGCCAGACCGGCAACTTGCTCGGGGAAGGCCACCTGACGCTGATCGATAACCAGATCAACGCCAACACCGGCACCATTCGCGCCAAGGCCGAATTCAACAACCCCGGGCAAAAGCTCTGGCCCGGGCAACTGGTGACAATCAAGATCCAGACCGCGCTGGACAAGGCGGCCCTGGTGGTACCGCCGACGGTGGTCCAGCGCGGCCTGGACCAGCACTTTGTGTACCGGGTGACGGATGGCAAGGTCGAATCGGTGCCGGTGCAGATGGTCTATCAGAACAGCGACCTGAACATCATCAAGGGCGTGCAGGCCGGTGATGTCCTGGTCAGCGATGGCCAGTCGCGACTCAAGCCGGGGAGCCGCGTGCAGATCCTCGACGAACCACCGGAACTGACCCAGGCCACCGTTTCGGAGCAGCAGCCATGACGGCCCGCAGGGGGATCAGCGCCTGGTGCATCGATCACCCGGTGGCCACCGTCCTGTTGACCTTCGC from Pseudomonas sp. S04 encodes the following:
- a CDS encoding efflux RND transporter periplasmic adaptor subunit, encoding MPSKKTTLLLVATLVVLVAAGAWTLLQPASSKLAAPTAVPVRVVSVAQRDVPRYVSGIGSVLSLHSVVIRPQIDGILTRLLVKEGQRVKAGDLLATIDDRSIRASLDQARAQQGESQAQLQVALVNLQRYKLLSADDGVSKQTYDQQQALVNQLKATLLGNQATIDAAQVQLSYTQIRSPVTGRVGIRTVDEGNFLRMSDTQGLFSVTQIDPIAVEFSLPQQMLPTLQGLIGATPAAAVDAYLGADTDGQTGNLLGEGHLTLIDNQINANTGTIRAKAEFNNPGQKLWPGQLVTIKIQTALDKAALVVPPTVVQRGLDQHFVYRVTDGKVESVPVQMVYQNSDLNIIKGVQAGDVLVSDGQSRLKPGSRVQILDEPPELTQATVSEQQP